A single genomic interval of Apis cerana isolate GH-2021 linkage group LG2, AcerK_1.0, whole genome shotgun sequence harbors:
- the LOC108002798 gene encoding rab GDP dissociation inhibitor beta: MNEEYDAIVLGTGLKECILSGMLSVSGKKVLHVDRNKYYGGESASITPLEDLFAKFKAPSPDETYGRGRDWNVDLIPKFLMANGLLVKLLIHTGVTRYLEFKCVEGSYVYKSGKISKVPIDQQEALSSDLMGLFEKRRFRSFLIWVQNMQEDDPRTWDGFDPFNNSMSALYNKFNLDKNTQDFTGHALGLYRDDEYISQSAITTIRRIKLYSDSLARYGKSPYLYPMYGLGELPQGFARLSAIYGGTYMLDKPIDEIVMKDGKVVGVRSGDEVAQCKQVFCDPTYVPDRVKKVGQVIRCICLLDHPIPNTADALSTQIIIPQKQVNRNSDIYVSLVSHTHQVAAKGWFIAMVSTTVETKNPEAEIKPGLDLLGSIKQKFISVSDYLEPTDTGLESQIFISTSYDATTHFETTCLDVLDIFKRATGEEFDFNKVKQDLGDEDQ; encoded by the exons ATGAATGAAGAATACGACGCGATCGTGTTAGGCACTGGACTCAAGGAATGCATACTTTCAGGTATGCTGTCGGTCAGTGGAAAGAAAGTGCTCCATGTAgatcgtaataaatattacggcGGTGAATCTGCCTCGATCACACCTCTGGAGGATTTGTTTGC gAAATTCAAAGCCCCCTCACCTGATGAAACCTATGGTCGTGGTCGCGATTGGAACGTAGATTTGATTCCAAAATTCCTAATGGCAAACGGCTTGTTGGTAAAACTTCTAATTCACACAGGCGTGACGCGTTATTTGGAATTCAAATGTGTTGAAGGATCGTATGTTTATAAATCGGGCAAGATTTCGAAAGTGCCGATTGATCAACAGGAAGCATTATCTAGTGATTTAATGGgtcttttcgaaaaaagacGTTTTCGCAGTTTCCTTATATGGGTACAAAATATGCAAGAAGATGATCCCAGAACTTGGGACGGCTTCGATccatttaataatagtatgaGTGCTTTATACAATAAGTTTAATCTCGATAAAAACACTCAAGATTTTACTGGGCATGCACTAGGTCTTTACag AGATGATGAATATATAAGTCAAAGCGCAATTACTACtataagaagaattaaattgtatagcGATAGTTTAGCACGTTATGGAAAATCTCCATATTTGTATCCTATGTATGGTTTGGGTGAACTTCCTCAAGGTTTTGCACGACTTAGTGCCATTTATGGTGGAACATACATGTTAGACAAACCGATTGATGAAATTGTAATGAAAGATGGAAAG GTTGTTGGTGTACGTTCTGGCGACGAGGTAGCCCAGTGCAAACAAGTATTTTGTGATCCCACATATGTACCTGATCGCGTGAAAAAAGTGGGTCAGGTCATAAGATGTATCTGTCTTTTAGACCATCCAATACCAAATACAGCAGATGCTCTTTCAAcgcaaattattattcctcaaaaacaa gttAATCGTAATTCCGATATCTATGTATCTTTGGTATCGCATACGCATCAAGTAGCAGCAAAGGGTTGGTTCATAGCCATGGTATCCACTACAGTCGAGACGAAAAACCCAGAAGCCGAAATCAAACCAGGTTTGGATTTACTCGGatcaattaaacaaaaattcatatcAGTTTCTGATTATTTGGAACCAACAGACACTGGTCTGGaaagtcaaatttttatatcaacgaGTTATGATGCAACAACGCATTTTGAAACTACTTGTTTAGATGttcttgatatatttaaacgaGCTACTGGAGAggaattcgattttaataaagtaaagCAAGATCTAGGCGATGAAGATCAGTAA